The genomic window CCTGCGCCCGCTCCCACGCGATCTCGAGCGCCGCGCGACCCGTCGGGGCTTCCGCGCTGAGCAGCCGATCCAGGCTCACGCCGAGGGCGCGGGCGAGGGATTGCAGCTCGCTGAGCCGCGCCTCGCGCTTGCCGTTCTCCAGCACCGAGAGGTGGGAGGGCGCGATGCCGATCGCCTCGGCGAGGGCCGCGAGGGTCAGGCCGGCCTCGCCGCGCAGGGTGCGCACGCGGCGGCCGAGGGTGAGGGCGTCGAGCATGTCTTCAGCCTGTGCGGTGGGCGCGCCATCGGGAACCATGCGCCGAGCATCCCACCGCCCGCCTTTCGGCGGAAGAGAAATAGCGGGATATTTCAGTCCATTTTTCTGGCTGGGGGGCGTGCTTCTTCGCGGAGGGTGGTCATCACGACCCACCCGCCCCACGGAGGAGAACACCATGAGCACCGACCGCACCGACGCCCCCCGCACCCCCGCCCCCCGGACCGGAGACGAGACCCAGACGGCCGCCGAGCTCGAGACGGCCTGGAAGACCGAGGCCCGCTGGGCCGGCGTGCAGCGCGACTACTCCGCCGAGGACGTCGTCGCCCTGCGCGGGTCGGTGCGCGTCGACCACACGCTCGCCCGTCGCGGCGCCGAGAACCTGTGGAGCCTCATCCACGACGAGCCCTACGTCAACGCGCTCGGCGCCCTCACCGGCAACCAGGCCGTGCAGCAGGTGCGCGCGGGCCTGAAGGCCATCTACCTCTCCGGCTGGCAGGTCGCCGCCGACGCCAACCTCTCGGGCCACACCTACCCCGACCAGAGCCTCTACCCCGCGAATTCGGTGCCCGCCGTCGTCAAGCGCATCAACAACGCGCTGCTGCGGGCCGACCAGATCGCCACGAGCGAGGGCGCCGAGGCGATGGCGCAGGATGCCCGCATCGACTGGCTCGCCCCCATCGTCGCGGATGCCGAGGCCGGCTTCGGCGGCCCCCTCAACGCCTACGAGCTGATGACCGCCATGATCGAGGCCGGAGCCGCCGGCGTGCACTGGGAGGACCAGCTCGCCAGCGAGAAGAAGTGCGGCCACATGGGCGGCAAGGTGCTCGTGCCCACGCAGCAGCACATCCGCACCCTCAACGCCGCGCGCCTCGCGGCCGACGTCGCCGGGGTGCCGAGCATCATCGTCGCGCGCACCGACTCGCTCGCCGCCGACCTCGTCACGAGCGACATCGACGAGCGCGACCGCCGGTTCCTCACGGGCGACCGCACCGAGGAGGGCTTCTTCCGCACGACGCCGGGCATCGACACCGTGCTCGCCCGCGGCCACGCCTACGCCCCGTACGCCGACCTGCTGTGGGTCGAGTCGAGCGAGCCCGACCTCGAGCTCGCGCGCACCTTCGCCGAGAGCATCCACAAGGAGTTCCCCGGCAAGAAGCTCGCCTACAACTGCTCGCCCTCCTTCAACTGGAAGCGGCACCTCGACGACGACACCATCGCGAAGTTCCAGAACGAGCTCGGGGCGATGGGCTACGCGTTCCAGTTCATCACCCTCGCCGGGTTCCACTCGCTCAACCACTCGATGTTCGAGCTCGCGCGCGGCTACAAGGAGCGCCAGATGAGCGCCTACGTCGAGCTGCAGGAGGCCGAGTTCGCCTCCGAGGCGAGCGGCTACACGGCCACCAAGCACCAGCGCGAGGTCGGCACCGGCTACTTCGACCGCATCGCGACGGCGCTCAACCCGGCGAGCTCCACGCTCGCGCTCGTCGGCTCGACCGAGTCGGCGCAGTTCCACTAGGCCCGGGCGGCACTCTGCCCGGCAGCACGGAACCCGGCGCGCGACCCGCGCCGGGCATCCCCTCACCGCTTCGTTCGATCAGTACAGAGACGAGACCCTCATGACCACGCTCACCATCACCGGGCCCCTGCGGCCCCGGTACGACACCATCCTCAGCCCCGAGGCGCTGGCCTTCGTCGCCGAGCTGCACCACCGCTTCGCGGGAGCCCGGCACGATCGCCTGGCCGACCGCATGCGCCGCCGCTACGACCTCGGCAACGGCCGCGATCTCGCGTTCATGCCCGAGACGGCATCAATTCGAGAGGATGCCGACTGGCGGGTCGCCGGCGCCGGCCCCGGACTCGAGGACCGCCGCATCGAGATCACCGGCCCGACCGATCCGAAGATGACGATCAACGCCCTCAACTCGGGAGCGAACGTCTGGCTCGCCGACCTGGAGGACGCCACGAGCCCCACGTGGGCGAACATCGTCGAGGGGCAGCTGAGTCTGTACGACGCCATCCGCGACCAGCTCGAGTACACCTCGCCCGAGGGCAAGCAGTACCGGGTCACCGCCGAGCGCACCCCGACGATCGTGATGCGGCCCCGCGGCTGGCACCTCGTCGAGAAGCACATCGAGCATGTCGACCGCGCGGGCCTGCGCCTCGCCGCGAGCGCTAGCCTCGTCGACTTCGGCCTCTACGTCTTCCACAACGCCCGTGAGCTCGTCGCCCGCGGCCGCGGGCCGTACTTCTACCTGCCCAAGCTCGAGAGCCACCGCGAGGCCCGTCTCTGGGACGAGATCTTCACCTTCACCGAGCAGACCCTCGGGCTCGACCACGGCACCATCCGCGCGACGGTGCTCATCGAGACCTTCCCGGCGGCCTTCGAGATGGACGAGATCCTCTACGAGCTGCGCGACCACTGCGCCGGCCTCAACGCCGGCCGCTGGGACTACGTGTTCTCGATCATCAAGAACTACCGCGGCCGCGGCCAGTGGTTCGTGCTGCCCGACCGCGACCGCATCCTCATGACGCTGCCCTTCATGCGCGCCTACACCGAGCTGCTCGTCAAGACCTGCCACCGGCGCGGTGCGCATGCCATCGGCGGCATGAGCGCGTTCATCCCCAATCGGCGCGACCCCGAGGCGACCTCGCGGGCGCTCGAGCGCGTGGCCGCCGATAAGCGCCGCGAGGCCGCCGACGGGTTCGACGGCTCATGGGTCGCGCATCCCGACCTCATCCCCACCGCGCGCGCCGAGTTCGACGCCGTGCTCGGCGAGCGCCCGAACCAGCTCGAGAAGCAGCGCGACGACGTGCACGTGACGGCCCGCGACCTGCTCGACATCCGCTCGGCGGGCGGCGAGGTCACCCTCGCCGGCGTGCGCGCCAACATCTCGATCACCGTGCGCTACCTCGACTCGTGGCTGAGGGGCATCGGCGCGGCCGCGATCGACGGGCTCATGGAGGACGCGGCGACGGCCGAGATCAGCCGCAGCCAGCTGTGGCAGTGGATGCACCAGGACACCGTCACCGTCGAGGGCGAGCCGATCACCCGCAGCCTCGTCGAGCGGCTGCTCCGCGAGGTCGTGGCCGAGCTGCCGCAGCCGGAGGGCCACCGCCTGCTCGAGGCGGAGGAGGTCTTCCGCACCGTCGCGCTGCAGGATGAGTTCCCCACCTTCCTGACGGTGCCCGCGTACACGCGGTACCTGGTGGAGCGGCCGGAGGGCATCCCGGAGCGGGTGGAGCAGACCGCCGCCGCCTGAGCGTCGCCGAGGGGGACGGGCGGCAGGGTCCGTCCCCCTCGTGCCGCGCGGCGTCGCCCTGCACCGAGCCAGGCGGCGCCGAGTTGCGCGTTCCTGCCGAGTTGCGCCTCCCGAACCCGCAACCCGGCCCCGAGACCGCAACTCGGCACCTTGACGGGCCCGATCCGCCGATCTACCGTCGGAACATGAGCATGACTACGGTCGAGCAGCCCTCCACGAGGCGGGTCGGGCATCTCCTCGTCGACGTGGCCCTGCTGGGGCTCGCGGCGGCGCTCATCGCGATCGTGCTCGCCGTCGCGCCCGGCCCGGAGGTGTGCGCGCTGGCGATACCCAGTCCGACGCCGTGCTTCCCGGTCGACCGCGATCGCATCGCGCTCATCACCGTGATCTCCGTCGGCGTGCTCGCCGTCGTCGGGTGGATCGCCAACCACCTGCTGCACGGCCGGACGCGCGCGGTCGTGCTGGTGGTCGTCGTCGTCGCGGCCCTGGTCGTCGGCCTGCTCGGCGCTGCGTCCCTGCACTACTCGTTCTGGATCCTCCCGCCGTCGCCGTTCGGCTGATCCCGAGCCGCGGCCGGACGCCCCTCAGTCGTAGTGCCGGTGGATCAGCCGCGTCAGCACGATCGCGCTGCGCGTGTGGTCGACGTTGGGCGCGATGCGCACGCGCTCGAGCGCGTCCTCGAGGGCGGGGATATCGCGCGAGCGCAGGTGCACGATGGCGTCGGCGTCGCCCGTGACGGTGCCGGCGTCGACGACCTCGGGCACGGCCGAGAGGATGCGCCGCAGCTCGTCGGGGGCGACCGTGCCGCGGCAGAACAGCTCGACGTACGCCTCGACCGCCATGCCGTCGACCGCGGGGTCGACCTGCACGGTGAACGAGCGGATGGTGCCGTCGGCCACGAGCTTGTCGACGCGGCGCTTCACGGCAGAGGCCGACAGGCCGACGACGTCGCCGATGTCGCCGTACCCGGTGCGCGCGTTCTGGCGCAGCTGGTCGATGATGCGGTAGTCGATGGCGTCCATGGCGGGAGGCTACGCCACGTTCGAGCGCGAGCGGGCATCCCGACGCGGAATCGGTGCGCGCAACAGCCGACACCGCCGAATGGATGCGTGTGAGACTGGGGGCGTGACCTCCATCAGCACGACCACCGCGACCGAGATCCACCCCGAGACGAGCGAGCGCACGCCCACGACGCGCACCGTGCTCATGTGCCGTCCCGAC from Microcella daejeonensis includes these protein-coding regions:
- the aceA gene encoding isocitrate lyase; this translates as MSTDRTDAPRTPAPRTGDETQTAAELETAWKTEARWAGVQRDYSAEDVVALRGSVRVDHTLARRGAENLWSLIHDEPYVNALGALTGNQAVQQVRAGLKAIYLSGWQVAADANLSGHTYPDQSLYPANSVPAVVKRINNALLRADQIATSEGAEAMAQDARIDWLAPIVADAEAGFGGPLNAYELMTAMIEAGAAGVHWEDQLASEKKCGHMGGKVLVPTQQHIRTLNAARLAADVAGVPSIIVARTDSLAADLVTSDIDERDRRFLTGDRTEEGFFRTTPGIDTVLARGHAYAPYADLLWVESSEPDLELARTFAESIHKEFPGKKLAYNCSPSFNWKRHLDDDTIAKFQNELGAMGYAFQFITLAGFHSLNHSMFELARGYKERQMSAYVELQEAEFASEASGYTATKHQREVGTGYFDRIATALNPASSTLALVGSTESAQFH
- the aceB gene encoding malate synthase A; translation: MTTLTITGPLRPRYDTILSPEALAFVAELHHRFAGARHDRLADRMRRRYDLGNGRDLAFMPETASIREDADWRVAGAGPGLEDRRIEITGPTDPKMTINALNSGANVWLADLEDATSPTWANIVEGQLSLYDAIRDQLEYTSPEGKQYRVTAERTPTIVMRPRGWHLVEKHIEHVDRAGLRLAASASLVDFGLYVFHNARELVARGRGPYFYLPKLESHREARLWDEIFTFTEQTLGLDHGTIRATVLIETFPAAFEMDEILYELRDHCAGLNAGRWDYVFSIIKNYRGRGQWFVLPDRDRILMTLPFMRAYTELLVKTCHRRGAHAIGGMSAFIPNRRDPEATSRALERVAADKRREAADGFDGSWVAHPDLIPTARAEFDAVLGERPNQLEKQRDDVHVTARDLLDIRSAGGEVTLAGVRANISITVRYLDSWLRGIGAAAIDGLMEDAATAEISRSQLWQWMHQDTVTVEGEPITRSLVERLLREVVAELPQPEGHRLLEAEEVFRTVALQDEFPTFLTVPAYTRYLVERPEGIPERVEQTAAA
- a CDS encoding Lrp/AsnC family transcriptional regulator produces the protein MDAIDYRIIDQLRQNARTGYGDIGDVVGLSASAVKRRVDKLVADGTIRSFTVQVDPAVDGMAVEAYVELFCRGTVAPDELRRILSAVPEVVDAGTVTGDADAIVHLRSRDIPALEDALERVRIAPNVDHTRSAIVLTRLIHRHYD